The following proteins are encoded in a genomic region of Arachis ipaensis cultivar K30076 chromosome B02, Araip1.1, whole genome shotgun sequence:
- the LOC107626860 gene encoding protein FAR1-RELATED SEQUENCE 5-like codes for MRLKVPQLYFKACHDSRGLLRNLFWSDGISQLDYQLFGNVIAFDATYKKNKYSCPLVIFSGINHHNQTIIFAAALIVDKTTDTYILLLRQLMFAMKGKTPTSIITDGAMAIRNAVREVFSEVRHRLCSWHLIRNVTSNVGNSSFTSKFRKIMLGDYEIPVFKRKWVQLIEEFRLEDKPWVINMYEEKHMWATAYIRGKFFAGFRTTSRCEGLHSVVARYVGSRYDLTSFVENFQRCVAHLRFKEFNADYESTRGVPVMQTCIELLERYAAELYTHEIFLLFRPFLSRAGSMRVLNIENSDDCINWRLVASHPQAPRVPKLGGPSE; via the exons ATGCGATTGAAGGTTCCACAATTATATTTCAAGGCATGTCATGATTCAAGAGGTTTGTTACGTAACTTGTTCTGGTCTGATGGGATTAGCCAACTAGACTACCAACTCTTCGGGAATGTTATTGCTTTTGATGCTACGTACAAGAAGAACAAGTATAGTTGTCCATTAGTCATATtcagcgggattaaccaccacaACCAAACAATTATTTTTGCTGCTGCGTTAATTGTAGACAAAACTACTGATACATATATTTTGCTCCTGCGTCAGctcatgtttgcaatgaagggCAAGACCCCGACCTCAATAATAACTGATGGGGCCATGGCGATTAGGAATGCAGTAAGAGAAGTATTTTCCGAAGTTAGACATAGATTATGCTCTTGGCACCTTATTCGAAATGTAACTAGCAATGTTGGAAATTCATCGTTTACATCTAAATTCAGAAAAATCATGTTGGGAGACTACGAGATTCCCGTGTTTAAGCGTAAGTGGGTTCAGCTTATTGAAGAATTTCGCCTTGAGGATAAGCCGTGGGTGATCAACATGTACGAAGAGAAGCATATGTGGGCTACTGCATATATAAGAGGAAAATTCTTTGCTGGCTTTAGGACTACCTCAAGATGTGAAGGTTTACACTCAGTTGTGGCAAGGTATGTGGGGTCGCGGTATGATTTGACAAGTTTTGTAGAGAATTTTCAAAGGTGTGTTGCACACTTGCGCTTTAAAGAATTTAATGCTGATTATGAATCTACACGTGGGGTGCCCGTCATGCAGACTTGTATAGAGCTGCTAGAGAGATATGCTGCTGAGTTATATACTCATGAGATATTTCTTTTGTTTCGGCCATTTCTCTCTAGAGCTGGATCAATGCGGGTGCTAAACATAGAGAATAGCGATGATTGCATAAA ttgGCGGCTGGTGGCTTCTCATCCGCAAGCTCCCAGGGTACCTAAGCTCGGCGGCCCATCTGAGTAA